Proteins encoded within one genomic window of Granulicella pectinivorans:
- a CDS encoding YtcA family lipoprotein, with translation MIQLRASRIAVGGAMLLLTGCGHAPNIDIIGSFFPVWMLCLVIAIPLAFGVRMLLLRFKLESEVGPLALFYPCVVILFTSLLWLIFFR, from the coding sequence ATGATCCAACTCCGGGCCAGCCGTATCGCCGTGGGGGGAGCAATGCTCCTGCTGACGGGCTGCGGGCATGCGCCGAACATCGATATTATCGGCTCGTTCTTTCCGGTGTGGATGCTCTGCCTGGTGATTGCGATCCCGCTTGCCTTTGGGGTGCGCATGCTTCTGCTGCGGTTCAAACTTGAGAGTGAGGTTGGACCGCTTGCCCTCTTCTATCCGTGCGTGGTCATTCTCTTTACCAGCCTGCTTTGGCTGATCTTTTTCCGGTAG
- a CDS encoding TolC family protein: MALTPAASADCAARHVPVATAAKLDPARAYNITELIDLAEQNNPRTRIAWERARQRANELGVAKSAYFPLLVFQVIGGDQKTISPFPVALEARGYNSVTIPIIQPQLSLQYLLFDFGKRGARVDAALAEKIAAGANFVQANQDVAFQVATGYYKLLTAQERLAATRETLKTAQTTQDAAETQLANGRSTLPDVYNAKAETAQAVFDMESADGDEKISRVNLAEVVGAEPSPDLQIDAMVNAPLPDSLTASVDALIERAVANRPDLAAQAAEIRAADDRIKLAKAEYLPQIAIKASGAQTMIWPSPDAGLLGNANEPTWTAYLGLEWKVFDGGARRNELAAAQSRRREALDELTEKHDKATREVWSAYIAFRTALKKEQASVSLLAAANESYNASLEAYQYGVKNLIDVVTAEKQLAQARLSSVSARSQLFLEAVDLEFVTGNLLRSLPKATKVQAPAVPPTGGATP, from the coding sequence GTGGCGCTGACGCCGGCGGCTTCGGCGGATTGCGCGGCGCGGCATGTACCGGTCGCTACCGCTGCGAAACTGGATCCGGCGCGAGCCTACAACATCACCGAGCTGATCGATCTGGCGGAGCAGAATAATCCCAGAACGCGCATTGCGTGGGAGCGAGCTCGGCAGAGGGCCAATGAACTGGGAGTGGCGAAGAGCGCTTACTTCCCTCTGCTGGTGTTTCAGGTGATCGGCGGGGACCAGAAGACGATCAGCCCGTTTCCCGTGGCGCTGGAGGCGCGCGGGTATAACTCGGTGACGATCCCGATTATCCAGCCGCAGTTGAGCCTGCAATATCTGCTGTTCGACTTCGGCAAGCGCGGAGCACGGGTGGATGCGGCGCTGGCGGAGAAGATCGCCGCAGGAGCGAACTTCGTGCAGGCCAACCAGGATGTAGCGTTTCAGGTGGCGACGGGATACTACAAGTTGCTGACCGCGCAGGAGCGTCTCGCGGCGACGCGGGAGACGTTGAAGACCGCGCAGACGACACAGGATGCCGCTGAGACGCAGCTCGCCAATGGTCGGTCCACGCTGCCGGATGTTTATAACGCGAAGGCAGAGACGGCGCAGGCGGTGTTCGACATGGAGTCGGCCGATGGCGACGAGAAGATCTCGCGGGTGAATCTGGCGGAGGTGGTAGGAGCCGAACCAAGCCCCGATCTTCAGATCGATGCGATGGTGAACGCACCGCTGCCGGACTCGCTGACGGCTTCGGTGGATGCGTTGATCGAGAGAGCGGTGGCGAACAGGCCGGATCTGGCGGCGCAGGCGGCGGAGATTCGCGCGGCGGACGACAGAATCAAGCTGGCAAAGGCGGAGTATCTGCCGCAGATTGCGATCAAGGCCAGCGGGGCTCAGACCATGATCTGGCCGAGCCCGGATGCGGGTCTGCTGGGCAATGCGAATGAGCCGACCTGGACCGCATACCTGGGGCTGGAGTGGAAGGTCTTCGACGGCGGCGCGCGTCGCAATGAGCTGGCCGCGGCACAGTCGCGGCGGCGCGAGGCACTGGACGAGCTGACCGAGAAACACGACAAGGCGACGCGTGAGGTGTGGTCGGCGTATATCGCGTTCCGGACGGCACTGAAGAAGGAGCAGGCTTCGGTGTCGTTGCTGGCGGCTGCGAACGAATCGTACAACGCGTCGCTTGAGGCGTATCAGTACGGGGTGAAGAACCTGATCGATGTCGTAACGGCCGAGAAGCAATTGGCGCAGGCGCGGCTGTCGAGTGTGTCGGCGCGGTCGCAGTTGTTTCTGGAAGCGGTGGATTTGGAGTTCGTCACAGGCAATCTGCTGCGGAGCCTTCCGAAGGCCACGAAAGTTCAGGCACCTGCCGTTCCGCCAACAGGAGGAGCAACACCATGA
- a CDS encoding FUSC family protein, whose amino-acid sequence MATGAIASVQTAPRLSWTEAMLQDLQPTPGRLAATLRVVLASIIALLLMETLQMPFIAIGMYFIFLIGRDSPAVSLRSSLFSLGIVCFAIVVEFGVVILSDNDPMARLLSVAVVTFIAGMIVVTTSQPALGSSFGLIYCTVISLWEIHAPADRLVKTSLYLVGTFLIALGSAVAVEYIFGDRNPAAKLQEQRRIRYSALATMFELYAENAPQEKRFQAASAVSRIAIAGQAGMMTLYNAIVEQNLDTGNLPIALRPRITMLAQLMDVAAAFGLQNPVEVDADTRVRSARLAEACRQVIPGVPAKLPVGLQLGPTGQSMLLDRVEGALHSILTMPHDVGSKRKRELVALPRKEIPFFIPGAIRNPESVAFGLKISLCATFCYVLYHALAWPGISTAVTTVLVTGLSSTGALKQRLIFRVLGSLIGGLILALGAAVFLFPHMDSLTSLVLLEAAIAFIAAWIAAGPRLNYIGLQIAFAFYLVAYEGFSAPTQLAPARDRFVGIMIALGVMLLVFDQLWPVRTTTVMRRGLAAVLRVGADLFTTLNMGWDDEGKHQELLRHADVLRDRLGATVASLRSANTSVPFEFGAHREEHIQTGDMILRSAITAAALFWNQLSVLHNAQDLDYLRNPELRAMRQRLAAQLIAMADGVASTEPIASKNSEVLLTPAILANPRYAEYATNTLDRFEELQNFVAILERPR is encoded by the coding sequence ATGGCCACCGGCGCCATCGCGAGTGTTCAGACGGCTCCGCGCTTATCGTGGACGGAGGCGATGCTGCAGGATCTGCAGCCGACACCGGGCAGGCTGGCGGCTACGCTGCGGGTTGTGCTGGCTTCGATCATCGCGCTTCTGCTGATGGAGACGCTACAGATGCCGTTCATCGCGATCGGCATGTACTTTATCTTTCTGATCGGGCGGGACAGCCCGGCGGTCTCGCTGCGGTCTTCGCTGTTCTCCCTGGGGATTGTGTGTTTTGCAATCGTGGTGGAGTTTGGGGTCGTGATCCTGAGCGACAACGATCCGATGGCGCGCCTTTTGAGCGTGGCCGTGGTCACGTTCATTGCCGGGATGATCGTGGTGACGACCAGCCAGCCTGCACTTGGATCGAGCTTCGGGCTGATCTACTGCACGGTGATCAGCCTATGGGAGATCCATGCACCGGCCGATCGACTGGTGAAGACGTCGCTCTATCTGGTTGGGACGTTCCTGATTGCGCTGGGGAGTGCTGTGGCGGTCGAGTATATCTTCGGCGACCGGAATCCAGCGGCGAAGCTGCAGGAACAGAGGCGCATTCGATACAGCGCGCTGGCAACGATGTTTGAGCTGTATGCCGAGAATGCTCCGCAGGAGAAGCGTTTTCAAGCGGCGTCCGCGGTGTCGCGCATTGCGATTGCCGGACAGGCAGGCATGATGACGCTGTACAACGCCATTGTGGAGCAGAACCTCGACACCGGGAATTTGCCGATCGCGCTGCGGCCTCGCATCACCATGCTGGCGCAGTTGATGGATGTTGCCGCCGCGTTTGGCTTGCAGAATCCGGTTGAGGTCGATGCAGACACGCGCGTTCGGTCGGCACGGCTCGCGGAGGCATGCCGGCAGGTGATTCCCGGGGTTCCAGCCAAGCTCCCCGTGGGACTGCAGCTTGGGCCAACAGGACAGTCCATGTTGCTGGACCGCGTGGAGGGAGCGCTGCACTCTATCCTGACGATGCCCCATGATGTTGGATCGAAAAGAAAACGGGAGCTGGTGGCTCTCCCGCGCAAGGAGATTCCGTTCTTCATCCCGGGTGCGATCCGGAATCCGGAGAGTGTCGCGTTTGGGCTGAAGATCAGTCTGTGCGCGACGTTTTGCTACGTGCTCTATCACGCGCTGGCGTGGCCGGGCATCTCGACTGCGGTGACGACGGTGTTGGTGACGGGTCTGAGCAGCACGGGCGCACTGAAGCAGAGGTTGATCTTCCGCGTGCTTGGCTCCTTGATCGGCGGGCTGATCCTGGCGCTCGGTGCGGCCGTCTTTCTCTTTCCGCATATGGACTCCTTGACGTCGCTGGTGTTGCTGGAGGCGGCGATCGCGTTTATTGCAGCGTGGATTGCGGCAGGGCCGAGGCTGAACTATATCGGGCTTCAGATCGCGTTTGCGTTTTACCTCGTCGCGTATGAGGGATTCAGCGCCCCGACCCAGTTAGCACCGGCGCGCGACCGTTTCGTGGGCATCATGATCGCGCTCGGGGTGATGCTTCTGGTCTTCGACCAGCTTTGGCCGGTGCGTACGACGACCGTGATGCGGCGCGGACTGGCGGCGGTTCTTCGGGTGGGAGCAGATCTGTTTACGACGCTCAATATGGGCTGGGACGATGAGGGCAAACATCAGGAACTGCTGCGGCACGCGGATGTGTTGCGCGACCGGCTGGGCGCCACGGTCGCAAGTCTGCGCAGCGCGAACACGTCTGTCCCGTTTGAGTTTGGGGCACACCGCGAAGAGCATATCCAGACCGGGGATATGATCCTGCGTTCCGCGATTACGGCGGCGGCACTCTTCTGGAACCAGCTTTCGGTGCTTCATAACGCCCAGGACCTGGACTACCTTCGCAACCCGGAGCTGCGAGCGATGCGGCAAAGGCTGGCAGCGCAGTTGATCGCCATGGCGGATGGCGTCGCGTCGACGGAGCCTATTGCCAGCAAGAACTCGGAGGTGTTGCTGACACCTGCGATTCTGGCGAATCCGCGGTATGCGGAGTATGCAACGAATACTCTCGATCGCTTTGAGGAGCTCCAGAACTTTGTGGCAATTCTGGAGCGCCCTCGATAG
- a CDS encoding biotin/lipoyl-binding protein — protein MEQVTTVEPHATSSPKAGLGRLIGIGVVVAAVAMLAIVALQVDLHPRTDDASVRANFIEIAPEVSGRLTELPVKDNAYVKQGGTLFIIDPRPYEYALQQALSDQEALEQQIVDAKRHIAAQSSAAEAARAGLHSSETGVQTAGSQIDVSAAAVTRAQAAVAAAEAQLKLATNNLHRIEPLLKKQYVTVEQIDQANTTVRVAQGNYDEAQAGLSQAQAAQQQANFRKVEAASLAVEQQARLGQAIHTIDTVDTLESQRPAKAAKVDAARLDLERTKVVAPFDAYVTNLNLSVGAYARPGIPLFTLIDTRTWYVIANYRESKLKNIHLHDHVDLYLMGHPDRRFNGTVESIGYGVFPEDGAVAQGLPNIDRTLNWVHLSTRFPVRIRVQDPDPELFRIGATAVTVVR, from the coding sequence ATGGAGCAAGTGACAACTGTTGAGCCGCACGCGACGTCCAGCCCGAAAGCCGGGCTGGGGCGCTTGATCGGGATCGGCGTCGTGGTTGCAGCCGTGGCGATGCTGGCGATCGTGGCGTTGCAGGTGGATCTGCATCCGCGCACGGACGACGCGAGCGTGCGAGCCAACTTCATCGAGATTGCGCCGGAGGTGAGCGGCCGGCTGACGGAGCTGCCAGTCAAGGACAACGCGTACGTGAAGCAGGGCGGGACGCTGTTTATTATCGACCCGCGACCCTATGAGTATGCGTTGCAGCAGGCGCTTTCCGACCAGGAGGCGCTGGAGCAGCAGATCGTGGATGCCAAGCGGCATATCGCAGCACAGAGCAGCGCTGCGGAGGCTGCGCGGGCGGGTCTGCATAGTTCGGAGACAGGCGTGCAGACGGCGGGGAGCCAGATCGACGTTTCGGCTGCAGCGGTGACGCGAGCGCAGGCCGCGGTTGCGGCCGCAGAGGCGCAGTTGAAGCTTGCTACGAACAATCTGCACCGGATTGAACCGTTGCTGAAGAAGCAGTATGTGACGGTGGAGCAGATCGACCAGGCGAATACGACCGTGCGTGTCGCGCAGGGCAACTACGACGAGGCGCAGGCGGGATTGTCGCAGGCACAGGCCGCGCAGCAGCAGGCGAACTTCCGCAAGGTGGAGGCGGCTTCGCTGGCGGTCGAACAACAGGCTCGGCTTGGACAGGCGATCCATACGATTGATACGGTGGACACGCTGGAGTCGCAGCGTCCCGCGAAGGCGGCGAAGGTGGACGCCGCGCGTCTGGATCTGGAGAGGACGAAGGTCGTCGCGCCCTTCGATGCGTATGTGACGAATCTGAATCTATCGGTGGGTGCGTATGCGAGGCCGGGCATCCCACTGTTCACGTTGATCGATACGCGAACCTGGTATGTGATCGCCAACTACCGGGAGTCGAAGTTGAAGAACATCCACCTGCACGACCATGTGGATCTGTACCTGATGGGGCATCCGGACAGGCGGTTCAATGGCACGGTGGAGAGCATCGGATATGGCGTGTTTCCGGAGGATGGGGCTGTCGCACAAGGGCTTCCCAACATCGATCGCACGCTGAACTGGGTGCATCTTTCGACGCGGTTTCCGGTGAGGATTCGCGTTCAGGATCCCGACCCTGAACTATTCCGCATCGGGGCGACCGCAGTGACGGTCGTGCGCTAG
- a CDS encoding glycosyl hydrolase: MPIRSPIRSKTLLALLLVTLLPACAPAQTTHSEATLRQGFKTPPAQAKLRCYWWWLNGNTTEDTITYELTEMSRKGFGGVLLVDANGSSQNGNADVPPGPTFGSPAWTKLYVHALKTAAALHLEVTLNITSGWNLGGPDVKPADASKVLTWSSTVVAAGKAPGTLPTPAIKNGFYQQIAVLAYPLAHGASLPGQSGDKRAPIRQLRLKSAAAEGSFSMPHTENLLGAATGDPSEADATLSSVLDITTQVDASGHTNWHAPTNTAWEILRIGYTSSDARVSTSSGAWQGLAIDYLDRAAFDTYWTHTVTPLLEASRPYLHTTLVNLATDSWELGGTNWTGRFQAEFQHRRGYDPIRYLPIVTGRILDDRGTSERFLNDLRRTVGDLVTDHYDHFADRAKEYGLGIQSESGGPHSAPLDALETFRSSAVPQTEYWAQSNEHRSTDEDRYFTKEAASAANIYGKQFVAQEGMTSIGPHWSESLATDLKPSFDQGLTEGMNRLVWHEFTSSPASFGLPGNEYFAGTHMNPRITWWQQSEPFFSYLNRAQFLLQQGHAVDDVLYFYGDEVPNFVRLKHDDPAHVLPGYDYDVTNEDALLRTLIVTPSGLRTPAGNTYRLLFLPNGRRLSLASLEHIAAYVQQGGSVIGETPLAPTGNVSPKDASRFVQLTHDLWQSCPAQHSYGKGTVFCGGDTRSALATLHLAPDFEAPETQLDYIHRREGQTDIYFVRNRTGKTIDVAPRFRIDNRMPELWNPLEGTTTPQLAYTAAEGRTTVPLHLDPHGSIFVLFSQPARLHVTEVRKDGAPISTAVIGDPKTPRLPNAAPGTYTLKLSDGRELTTRIQPAAVTELPASQWTVAFQPNRGAPATPQTLTTFQDWSTSPDSGIRFFSGTATYRTTIQPTHTAGDRTILTLTDLREICTVRINGKPAGTIWAMPYRLDITDSLAAGPNRLELEVTNLWPNRLIGDAQPGVTKTYTQTNIRKYNAASPLLPSGLIGPVTLEIESRAGTR, from the coding sequence ATGCCCATTCGCTCGCCCATTCGCTCAAAGACTCTCCTTGCCCTTTTGCTGGTAACCCTCCTCCCTGCATGTGCACCTGCCCAGACCACCCACTCGGAGGCAACGCTGCGCCAGGGCTTCAAGACCCCGCCGGCTCAGGCCAAGCTGCGCTGCTACTGGTGGTGGCTCAACGGCAACACGACCGAAGACACCATCACCTACGAGCTCACCGAGATGAGCCGCAAAGGCTTCGGCGGCGTACTCCTGGTCGACGCCAATGGCTCCAGCCAGAACGGCAACGCAGACGTCCCTCCCGGTCCAACCTTCGGCAGTCCTGCATGGACAAAGCTCTATGTCCACGCCTTGAAGACCGCCGCCGCTCTGCATCTCGAAGTCACCCTCAACATCACCAGCGGCTGGAACCTCGGCGGCCCAGACGTCAAACCCGCCGATGCCTCGAAGGTCCTCACCTGGTCCAGCACTGTCGTCGCTGCGGGCAAGGCTCCCGGCACGCTCCCCACACCCGCCATTAAGAACGGCTTCTACCAGCAGATCGCTGTGCTTGCCTACCCCCTTGCTCATGGGGCCTCTCTCCCTGGCCAGTCAGGCGACAAACGCGCGCCCATCCGTCAGCTTCGCCTCAAGTCGGCTGCCGCCGAAGGCAGCTTCTCCATGCCGCACACCGAAAACCTCCTCGGTGCCGCGACCGGCGATCCTTCAGAAGCCGATGCCACGCTCTCGAGCGTCCTCGACATCACCACGCAGGTGGACGCTTCCGGCCACACCAACTGGCACGCCCCGACCAACACCGCGTGGGAGATCCTTCGCATCGGCTATACCTCTTCCGACGCACGCGTCTCCACCTCCAGCGGCGCCTGGCAGGGGCTCGCCATCGACTACCTCGACCGTGCCGCCTTCGATACCTACTGGACCCACACCGTCACGCCTCTCCTCGAGGCCAGCCGCCCCTACCTTCACACCACTCTCGTCAACCTCGCCACCGACTCCTGGGAGCTCGGCGGCACCAACTGGACCGGTCGCTTCCAGGCCGAGTTCCAGCACCGCCGTGGCTACGACCCCATCCGCTACCTCCCCATCGTCACCGGCCGCATCCTCGACGATCGCGGCACCTCCGAGCGCTTCCTCAACGATCTCCGCCGCACCGTGGGCGATCTCGTCACCGACCACTACGACCACTTCGCCGACCGCGCCAAAGAGTACGGCCTGGGCATCCAGTCGGAATCCGGTGGCCCGCACTCCGCCCCGCTCGACGCCCTCGAAACCTTCCGTTCCTCCGCCGTCCCCCAGACCGAATACTGGGCGCAATCCAACGAGCACCGCTCCACCGACGAAGACCGCTACTTCACCAAGGAAGCCGCCAGCGCCGCAAACATCTACGGCAAACAGTTCGTCGCGCAGGAGGGTATGACCTCCATCGGTCCTCATTGGTCCGAGTCCCTGGCGACCGACCTCAAACCCTCCTTCGATCAGGGCCTCACCGAGGGGATGAATCGACTTGTCTGGCACGAGTTCACCTCGTCGCCTGCCTCCTTCGGCCTGCCGGGTAACGAGTACTTCGCCGGCACCCATATGAATCCGCGCATCACCTGGTGGCAACAGAGCGAGCCCTTCTTCAGCTATCTCAACCGCGCCCAGTTCCTCCTTCAGCAGGGCCATGCCGTCGACGATGTCCTCTACTTCTACGGCGATGAAGTCCCCAACTTTGTTCGTCTCAAGCACGACGATCCCGCTCACGTCCTGCCCGGCTACGACTACGACGTCACCAACGAAGACGCCCTCCTCCGCACCCTCATCGTCACGCCCAGTGGCCTGCGCACCCCCGCCGGCAACACCTACCGCCTCCTCTTCCTTCCAAACGGCCGCCGTCTCTCCCTCGCCTCTCTGGAGCACATCGCCGCCTACGTGCAGCAGGGTGGAAGCGTCATCGGCGAAACCCCCTTGGCGCCGACGGGCAACGTCTCTCCGAAGGACGCGTCACGCTTCGTCCAGCTCACGCACGATCTCTGGCAGTCCTGCCCGGCGCAGCATTCGTATGGGAAGGGAACCGTCTTCTGCGGGGGTGATACCCGCTCCGCTCTCGCAACACTGCATCTCGCACCCGACTTCGAAGCCCCCGAGACGCAGCTCGACTACATTCACCGCCGCGAAGGCCAGACCGATATCTACTTCGTCCGCAATCGCACCGGCAAGACGATCGACGTGGCCCCCCGCTTCCGCATCGACAATCGCATGCCCGAGCTCTGGAACCCACTCGAAGGAACCACGACTCCACAACTCGCCTATACCGCGGCGGAGGGGCGCACTACCGTCCCGCTTCACCTGGATCCCCACGGCTCCATCTTTGTCCTCTTCTCCCAACCCGCCCGTCTCCACGTTACGGAAGTCCGCAAAGACGGCGCACCCATCTCCACCGCAGTCATCGGAGACCCGAAGACCCCTCGTCTCCCCAACGCTGCCCCCGGAACCTACACCCTCAAGCTCTCCGACGGCAGGGAACTGACCACCCGGATCCAGCCCGCCGCCGTCACCGAACTTCCCGCCTCTCAGTGGACGGTAGCCTTCCAGCCCAACCGCGGCGCACCCGCCACTCCGCAAACCCTGACTACTTTCCAGGACTGGTCCACCTCGCCCGACTCCGGCATCCGTTTCTTCTCCGGCACCGCCACCTATCGCACGACCATTCAGCCCACCCATACCGCGGGCGATCGCACCATCCTCACCCTCACCGATCTCCGCGAGATCTGCACGGTACGGATCAACGGCAAACCCGCCGGTACAATCTGGGCCATGCCCTACCGCCTCGACATCACCGACAGCCTCGCCGCAGGCCCCAACCGCCTCGAACTCGAGGTGACCAACCTGTGGCCCAACCGCCTCATCGGCGACGCCCAACCCGGCGTCACCAAGACCTACACGCAGACCAACATCCGCAAATACAACGCTGCCTCACCCCTGCTGCCGTCCGGCCTCATCGGCCCGGTCACTCTCGAAATCGAGTCCCGCGCCGGCACGAGATAG
- a CDS encoding tetratricopeptide repeat protein, whose protein sequence is MIPLPPKAMDILIVLLEDAGQVVTRETIRQRVWESTFVEEANITKNIGLLRSTLRAHLDDTDPIKTITKRGYQFVGPVDMRPKTESGSHIASGAYPEEVVVIPLDEESRIALEEAEPVVHAASVPVVDAPRAIPVRRVWGRRGGWIAASVILLAACTGFAVDRWRSGHAAAAKQRASLAILSLHNLSDNASENWLGAALTETLGSDLSGDNGVRLVSGERVAEAERDLTLGEARSYDDRAIQSVGRRLACDLALTGSYLPEGDRIRVDLQLRNAATGTIVTTFSRVIDKHQLIGTVAEASAKLRQSIGLAPAEAVVDYLQGTSPSEQDGVRLYLEGQRLLQEGRFQEAEPLLSQAVLLKPERALAHSALASAWQAMGYVERAREEARMGLARSGSLPAEKKLVLEAGAYAIFTDWPKAIAAYRQLTALHPDDLDYPAALAECLYKSGSPKQALQTLQTMLGSSKIAANDPRFTILEASSAAAMGDWRAQLMYAGETIRLARAHSSPYFESKGLWSEGLAWARVGDLEHALGDFHEAQQISSRIGDELGQANVLTSLGSEQGYRKDPQAVVTLRQALAIFDRLGNRGGEIGAWSELGCALTYTEDWAGAKAAFHSAIDRANEVHNPALAFGAVLDLAYVASNQDDLDAELKYANEALKISRAAGNIDGIGSSLEYLGDVAFEKGNLTEARSWYDQAMVSMKQQNSGYATGKLLYLMAQLDMATGDLASARRREDEINGMHVLKGERLEQQMLTEAALRIEEGRPEDVMGPMTDLTDHYTTALPAAEAWRLIAASYLERGDVAHARSAIEKALPMARDSENTRDYLIPETLLAARIDAAEGHGMRAEATLGELLKKAQAIQSERLQLEVRLAAGTIALEQGHRTEGERTLQRVIAEASQRGFGLTERKARKALATSAKS, encoded by the coding sequence GTGATCCCATTGCCGCCGAAGGCGATGGACATTCTGATTGTGCTGCTGGAAGACGCGGGACAGGTGGTGACCCGCGAGACGATCCGGCAGAGGGTGTGGGAGAGCACCTTCGTCGAAGAAGCGAATATCACGAAGAATATCGGCCTGCTGCGGAGCACGCTGCGGGCCCATCTGGACGATACCGACCCGATCAAGACGATTACGAAGCGCGGCTACCAGTTCGTCGGACCGGTGGATATGCGACCGAAGACGGAGTCGGGAAGCCACATCGCTTCAGGTGCGTACCCGGAGGAAGTCGTGGTGATTCCGCTGGATGAGGAGTCGCGGATCGCCCTGGAGGAGGCTGAACCGGTGGTGCATGCGGCTTCCGTTCCGGTGGTTGATGCTCCGCGTGCGATCCCGGTACGGCGTGTCTGGGGACGGCGTGGCGGATGGATCGCGGCGTCGGTGATCCTGCTGGCCGCGTGTACGGGGTTTGCGGTGGACCGGTGGAGGTCGGGGCATGCCGCGGCGGCGAAGCAGCGTGCGTCGCTGGCGATTCTGAGCCTGCATAACCTCTCCGACAACGCATCGGAGAACTGGCTGGGGGCGGCGCTGACGGAGACTCTGGGCTCGGATCTGAGCGGCGATAACGGGGTGCGGCTGGTCTCGGGCGAGCGGGTGGCCGAGGCGGAGCGCGACCTGACACTGGGGGAGGCGCGGTCGTATGACGACAGAGCGATTCAGTCGGTGGGGCGGCGGTTGGCGTGCGATCTGGCTCTGACGGGGTCGTATCTGCCGGAGGGCGACCGGATCCGGGTGGATTTGCAACTGCGGAATGCGGCAACAGGAACGATCGTGACGACCTTCAGCAGGGTGATCGACAAGCACCAACTGATCGGGACAGTGGCAGAGGCCAGCGCAAAGCTGCGGCAGTCGATAGGGCTGGCCCCGGCAGAGGCAGTGGTCGACTATCTGCAGGGCACGTCCCCGTCGGAGCAGGATGGAGTGCGGCTTTACCTGGAGGGTCAGCGGCTTCTGCAGGAGGGCCGGTTTCAGGAAGCGGAGCCCCTGTTAAGCCAAGCGGTGCTGCTGAAGCCGGAGAGAGCGCTGGCGCACTCGGCACTGGCCTCGGCGTGGCAGGCGATGGGGTATGTGGAGCGGGCGCGTGAAGAGGCCAGGATGGGACTGGCGCGTTCGGGTTCGCTGCCGGCGGAGAAAAAGCTGGTGCTCGAGGCCGGTGCGTATGCCATCTTTACGGACTGGCCGAAGGCGATCGCGGCTTACAGGCAGTTGACGGCGCTGCATCCGGACGATCTGGACTATCCCGCGGCCCTGGCGGAGTGTTTGTACAAATCGGGAAGCCCGAAGCAGGCGCTGCAAACGCTCCAAACGATGTTGGGTTCGTCGAAGATTGCGGCGAACGATCCTCGTTTCACCATCCTGGAGGCGTCGTCCGCTGCGGCGATGGGTGACTGGAGGGCGCAGTTGATGTACGCCGGGGAGACGATCCGGTTGGCTCGGGCGCATTCATCGCCTTATTTTGAGAGCAAGGGTCTGTGGTCCGAGGGGCTGGCCTGGGCGAGGGTCGGAGATCTTGAGCATGCACTGGGGGACTTCCACGAAGCGCAGCAGATCAGCTCGCGGATCGGCGACGAACTGGGACAGGCGAATGTGTTGACGTCGCTTGGGTCGGAGCAGGGCTATCGCAAGGACCCGCAGGCGGTGGTGACGCTTCGCCAGGCGCTGGCGATCTTCGACCGGCTCGGGAACCGGGGCGGCGAAATCGGTGCATGGAGCGAGTTGGGATGCGCGTTGACCTACACCGAGGACTGGGCCGGGGCGAAGGCTGCGTTTCACTCGGCCATCGATCGGGCGAACGAAGTGCATAATCCGGCGCTGGCGTTCGGGGCGGTATTGGACCTGGCGTATGTGGCGAGCAACCAGGACGATCTCGACGCGGAGCTGAAGTACGCCAATGAGGCGCTGAAGATATCGCGAGCCGCGGGGAATATCGATGGGATTGGGAGTTCGCTGGAGTACCTGGGCGATGTGGCCTTCGAGAAGGGGAACCTTACCGAGGCGCGGTCCTGGTATGACCAGGCGATGGTCTCGATGAAGCAGCAGAACAGCGGATACGCGACCGGCAAGCTGCTGTATCTCATGGCGCAACTGGACATGGCGACGGGCGACCTGGCCTCGGCAAGGCGGCGCGAAGACGAGATCAACGGCATGCATGTGCTGAAGGGCGAGAGGCTGGAGCAGCAGATGCTGACCGAGGCCGCGCTAAGGATCGAGGAAGGACGTCCGGAGGATGTGATGGGGCCGATGACCGATCTGACCGATCATTACACGACGGCTCTACCGGCGGCGGAGGCGTGGCGTCTCATTGCGGCCTCCTACCTGGAGCGGGGCGATGTGGCGCATGCACGGAGCGCGATCGAGAAGGCTCTCCCGATGGCGCGGGATTCGGAAAACACGAGAGACTACCTGATTCCTGAGACGCTGCTGGCGGCTCGGATCGACGCGGCGGAAGGCCACGGGATGAGGGCTGAGGCAACGCTGGGCGAGTTGCTGAAGAAGGCGCAGGCGATCCAGAGCGAGCGGTTACAACTGGAAGTGCGTCTTGCGGCGGGAACGATTGCACTCGAGCAGGGGCACCGGACAGAGGGCGAGCGCACCTTGCAGAGGGTCATCGCCGAGGCGTCACAGCGTGGGTTTGGTCTGACAGAGCGCAAGGCTCGCAAGGCACTGGCCACTTCGGCTAAGAGTTAG